The DNA segment ATATCCTTGACAATCTGACAAAATATTTCTATAATATAGAAAAAGTGAACTAAATAGAGGCTATGAAGGGAAAAGTAAATTAGAATAAGTCTTTAAGAGAGGGATTGCCATAGGCTGAAAGCTATCCTAAGATATGTCTGATTGAAAACTGGCCTGGAGCTATATCTGAAACTCTTTTTTTAGAGGTAAAGATTTTCGTTGATTACGTTATAATCTATTGAGTGGATATATAATTATCAAATAGGGTGGAACCGCGTGGAGTTAACTCTCGTCCCTAGACTTATAAGTCTAGAGATGAGAGTTTTTTATTTAGGAGAAAATAATTTATAAAGGGAGGATAAAAATGGCAGATATAATAATTACATTACCTGATGGATCAGAGAAAAAATATAATGATAGTGTTAAGGTATTAGATGTTGCTAAGGATATTAGTCAGGGTTTGGCTAGAGCAGTAGTAGGTGCAGAGGTAAATGGACAATTAGTAGGATTAGATTATGAAATTAAAGAAAATAGTAATTTAAAGTTGCTTAAGTTTGAAAATGAAGGGGGACAAGAGGTATTTAGACACACTAGTTCTCATATATTGGCACAAGCAGTGAAGAGGCTATTTCCAGATACAAAACTAGCCATAGGGCCTGCTATAGATAATGGATTTTACTATGACTTTGATACTGAACATAGATTTACGCCTGAGGACCTTGAAAAGATTGAAAAGGAAATGAAAAAGATAGTTAAAGAGGGTTACGATTTAGAAAGATTTGAATTGCCAAGAGATGAGGCTATAAACTTTTTGAAGGAAAAAGAAGAAGATTATAAAGTAGAATTGGTAAGGGATTTACCAGAAGATGCAATTATTTCTTTCTATAAGCAGGGAGATTTTGTGGATCTTTGTGCAGGGCCTCACCTGTTAAATACAAAGAAGGTTAAGGCTTTTAAATTAACAAGTATTGCAGGTGCGTACTGGAGAGGAAATGAAAATAATAAAATGCTTCAAAGGATATACGGTACATCCTTTGAGAAGAAAAAAGATTTGGATGCCTATCTAGATAGGCTAGAGGAAGCTAAAAAGAGAGACCATAGAAAATTAGGAAAAGAGTTAGATTTATTTACAATGCATGAAGAGGGACCAGGCTTTCCATTTTTCCATGCAAAGGGTATGGTTATAAGGAATTTATTAGAAGATCTATGGAGGAAGGAACATATTAGAAGGGGATATGGAGAGATAAAGACTCCTATAATATTGAATGAAGCATTATGGCATAGATCGGGACATTGGGACCATTATAAAGAAAATATGTATTTTACAAAAATAGATGAAGAGGACTATGCAATAAAGCCTATGAACTGTCCAGGATCTATACTTATATATAAGAGCAATATGTATAGCTATAGAGATTTCCCAATGAGATGGGGAGAATTGGGATTGGTGCATAGACATGAACTTTCAGGGGCCCTTCATGGACTAATGAGAGTTAGATCATTTACTCAAGATGATGCCCATCTTTATATGCTGCCTTCTCAAGTAAAGGATGAAATAAAGGGTATAATAGAATTTGCCGATTATCTATACAGTATATTTGGATTTAAATATAATATAGAATTGTCAACTAGACCTGAAGATTCTATGGGCAGTGATGAAGATTGGGAATCAGCAACAAATGCCCTTAGAGATGCATTGACAGAGATGGAATTGGATTATAAATTAAATGAGGGAGATGGAGCATTTTATGGTCCTAAAATAGATTTTCACTTAGAAGATGCCATAGGAAGGACCTGGCAATGTGGTACTATACAATTAGACTTTCAAATGCCACAAAGATTTGATTTAACATATGTTGCCAATGATGGAGAAAAGCATAGACCAGTAATGGTCCACAGAACTATATTTGGTAGTTTAGAGAGATTTATGGGGATATTAATTGAGCATTATGCAGGTAAATTTCCAACATGGTTAGCTCCAGTTCAAGCAATAATTCTACCTATATCGGATAAGTTTAATGATTATGCAGTTGAAATAAGGGATGCTCTAAAGGCCAAGGATATAAGGGTAGAGTTAGATGATAGATCTGAAAAGGTAGGATATAAAATAAGAGAAGCACAACTTCAAAAGATACCTTATATGCTTGTGGTTGGAGAAAAGGAAGCTGAATCTAAGACTGTATCTATTAGACATAGAGATAGTGGCGATAAGGGAACAATTGATATAAATAAATTTATAGAAGATATATTGGTTGAAATAAAGAATAAGAAATAGAAAATATAGAAGGAGACCTACAATTGTAGGTCTCTCCTATACCATCTTTCTACATTCATCGGCACATTGCCTACATATATTTGCGCATTTTTTACAATGATCATCTTTAAACATATCACATTCTTGAGCACATTTATCGCAAATAGAAGCACATAGGTTACATAAATCTTTGGAGAATTGACTATCCATTGACATATATGAAACTGCTTGTTGACAAATCAGTGCACACTCCATAAGAATACTAATACAATTTTTTCTTGCCTGAATATCAGGTTCATTTAAACACATTTTAAAACATTCAAAACATGCCTGAACACATTTTGTACAAGCATCTATACAGGACTGATTTTTATCTGTAATATTTGATACCATACCCATTTTTTATTACCTCCTTAAGATTCATTTCCTTTTTATTATTTCATATATAAATAGTTTTATTCTATTTTTACAATAATATTGGTATAAATATGGGATTTGAAAATAATATAATAGGACTTTAATATCAAAATATATTTAATTTATTATTAAGAAGATTTACAATCTTCTTATGTTATATAATGAATATATATTTAAAACCAAACAAAATTATTGGGGGAGTGAGCATCTATATGAGCAAAGTGCAATTTAATTTAAAAAACAGATTAGTTGTTATACTGGTATTAGTAGCACTTATACCTACACTATTATTAGCAGGCATAAATTATTATGACAAAAAAGAACTAATAAATAAAAGTATAATGGAACATAGTGAGAGTGTAAGTATATCTCTAGCCGAGAGGGTAGATAATTTTTTGAGTCAAAATGAAAAGTTATTAGAATATCTATCTAAA comes from the Clostridiisalibacter paucivorans DSM 22131 genome and includes:
- the thrS gene encoding threonine--tRNA ligase — encoded protein: MADIIITLPDGSEKKYNDSVKVLDVAKDISQGLARAVVGAEVNGQLVGLDYEIKENSNLKLLKFENEGGQEVFRHTSSHILAQAVKRLFPDTKLAIGPAIDNGFYYDFDTEHRFTPEDLEKIEKEMKKIVKEGYDLERFELPRDEAINFLKEKEEDYKVELVRDLPEDAIISFYKQGDFVDLCAGPHLLNTKKVKAFKLTSIAGAYWRGNENNKMLQRIYGTSFEKKKDLDAYLDRLEEAKKRDHRKLGKELDLFTMHEEGPGFPFFHAKGMVIRNLLEDLWRKEHIRRGYGEIKTPIILNEALWHRSGHWDHYKENMYFTKIDEEDYAIKPMNCPGSILIYKSNMYSYRDFPMRWGELGLVHRHELSGALHGLMRVRSFTQDDAHLYMLPSQVKDEIKGIIEFADYLYSIFGFKYNIELSTRPEDSMGSDEDWESATNALRDALTEMELDYKLNEGDGAFYGPKIDFHLEDAIGRTWQCGTIQLDFQMPQRFDLTYVANDGEKHRPVMVHRTIFGSLERFMGILIEHYAGKFPTWLAPVQAIILPISDKFNDYAVEIRDALKAKDIRVELDDRSEKVGYKIREAQLQKIPYMLVVGEKEAESKTVSIRHRDSGDKGTIDINKFIEDILVEIKNKK
- a CDS encoding four-helix bundle copper-binding protein gives rise to the protein MGMVSNITDKNQSCIDACTKCVQACFECFKMCLNEPDIQARKNCISILMECALICQQAVSYMSMDSQFSKDLCNLCASICDKCAQECDMFKDDHCKKCANICRQCADECRKMV